The Grus americana isolate bGruAme1 chromosome 20, bGruAme1.mat, whole genome shotgun sequence genome segment agctcccccagccaggACATCTCCCTCTCAGGGTGATCCCATGGACCTAGGACcacccagggctgcagccccctAAAAGCCATCGGTTCTTACCGTGCTTGTGAGAAGCATCACTTCTTTCCTCCAGACCACCAATCAGGGCTCCTAAGCCCTGATGAGCCTGGAGAAAGTAGTTGATTTAGTCTTTGGAACAAAGGATGTTTTTAACAGCCCAAATCTGCAAGCTTTAGGATCTTACCCCTCCGTGGGGGACCTTCTGGGACTCAATTGCATCAAAAGAGAGTTTGGGGTCCCCCACCACTACATCTCACATGCTGGAGGTTGGGGGTCTCTCTGAGGTTGTTCCTGGTTGTTCCTCAATTAACCCAGCACTGACCCTCGCCGATGTCCAGATCAGCATGTTCTCACTGCCACCACGCTGCCTCTCCTGGGACACCATGCAATGTGGCCCCATGGTGCCCCACAGCAAAGGGACCTTTCTGCCCCAGATGGCAACACCCCCAAATACTGCCTCCAGCACACTCCACAGGGAGAGCCGGGAGGGCgtgcggggctgggctgggttcTGGGACAGACATCCCTGCACCTGGGTGGGGATGTTCATGGGGTGGCACAGTTATCTGAAGGGCCTGGTATGGGGAGCCCAGGGCACGTGGCATGAAAATCCCTACTCCCCATGATACACATTGTGGTGGTACATGAAACTGCCACCTGCATGGTGGGGAATAACCCACACTGATGTTTGCGCTTCGGAGGGGTCCTGTCCTAAGGGGGACTTAAGCCCTGCTGCTGGGTCAGGTCccatctcctccctccccctggtACTTACGGGAATTTGTGTATTGACTAGGTTGATCAGGGTCTTTTCAGGACCATCAcatcctgcagggctggagagCAAATAAAGACCATGGGACTCCAGTTGATGGCATGCAAAGCCCTCAGCTTTCCCAGTGGGCCTGCATAAAAACCAGCTTCAGAGGTCATTTGGTTGCTCCAGCCCAAGTAGCTTCTGAAGAGGCTTCTGCGCCTGGGGCTTGAGCTCAGGCAGTTCCAATTAGAGGCAAGGCATAATTAGCAATGTCAGGGGTGTCTGGGAGGAACCTGTCAAGGGAATGCTAAGATTTCCATCTCATCATCTTCTAACCAAGACTGGACACCTTTACTAGGAGGAACAGGGTCATCGCCCAATTAATTGGGCCGAATGCAGAGGTAATGGAGGGAGGATCCTCTAgccaagaagaaacaaattttctCATCAGGTTTTTAAAGCATGTGAAACCACATAAGTCATCTCCACTGAGAAGAAGCTTGGTTAATTTTGGCCTCTCTTCTCAGACACGCTCCCAGAATGGGGATTGAAGACAGTCCTGCACCGGTAAAGGTAGATCAAATACAAAGGTATTTCTAATTTCTGTGATTTAGTGATGTTTCTCCAGTCCCCGACGCTGCCCACTTGAAGGTGCTTTACAAACACCAAGGGATGAATTAATTCTCTGACGCCACCTGAAACCCAAAGGAGCAAAGCTCCCGCCGGGGCTGGAGGGGTTCCTGGCACAGTCCCTTGCTCCATTTTTGCCAAACTAGGCTGTACCTCAAGCCCAAAttggcagcaggagcagctgtcAGACATCTCCTGCCTGGGTGCAGagctctggcacagcagccccTCTGGTCTCACCTCCTGAAGTCTCCAGCCACATGGCAAGTGTTCCCATGTCCACTGTATTTTTCTACAGCTGGTTGATCACCATTCCAGGTGAAGTAACCCCCCCACCCATGGACCCATGTAGTTCTgcctttctgtgttttatgaaGAACTCAAGAACTCACCGAGGTGAAGAGCAAGGAGAGGAGCCCTGAGTGAAAGCTATAGCGAATGAGAAGATTTGCACTGACACTTACCCAGAAATTAAAGTTTTGGTGATTATTTCACCATTACAGTGAAATATGGtgctgtattgggtttgtgtggcaaggttttggtagcagaggggctacgggggtggcttctgcaagaagctgccagaagcttcgcctgtgtccaacagagccaatgccagccggctccaagacggacccgctgctggccaaggcgGGTACCACCATCAGCCAGGGTGGTaatgcctctgggataacatttaaggaaaaaaaaaccaacctagcaggagcttttgcagccagagagaggagtgagaagatgtgagaaactctgcagacactcaggtcagtgcagaaggaggggcaggaggtgctccaggcaccggagcagagatccccctgcagcctgtggtgaagaccatggtgaagcaggctgtccccctgcagcccatggaggaaggatgagggggtgtagagattccacctgcagcccgtgaaggaccccacactggagcaggtggaggcacctggaggaggctgtggcccgtgggaagcccgcgctggagcaagctcctggcaggacctgtggacccgtgaagaggggagcccacgccagggcaggtttgctggcaggacttgtgaccccgtgggggacctacgctggagcagtttgctcctgaaggtctgcaccctgtgggagagactcacgttggagaagttggtgaaggactgtgtcccgtgagagggactccatgttggagcaggggaacgatgagaggagtcctccccctggggaggaaggagcagcagagacaccatgtgaggaactgaccacaacccccattccccatccccctgtgccgctgcagggggaggagggagagaaatgggggtgaagttgggcctgggaaggagggaggggtggggggaggtgttttaagatttggttttatttctcattactctgttttgcttgataataaattaaatgaattttcctctaagttgagtctgttttacctgtgacggtaattggtgagtgatttctccctgtccttatctcaacccacaagtgtTTCGTTACAcatttctcccctgtctagtgaatgaggggagtgagagagcggctctggtgggcacctggcctccagcctgggtcagcccaccacaggtGCTTGCAGACATCTTCCCATTTTTCTAGAGGTCTTCGATCCAGCAGGACTGGGAAGCTATAGCAATGGTATGCCACTTCCCGGCGAGCGAGAGAGAATGGCTCTGCACTGGTGAATACAGAAAGCAAGGAGAGATTCAGGGGTAGAGCAGGAACCCCCCACTCCCtcctctgccaggctgctgaTGGGTGGACAAGCATCTCTTCTGCCAGGCAGAGCAGTGGTCTACCATAAAAAGCTAACCCGATGCAAGATCCACTTGGCCAAACCCAGGTACTCTGTGACCCTCACTACTAGCCCACTGGCTCCCCCACTAAGGTGTTCAAGCACCCAGACGTGGTGGTGTTGAATGCCAGAAGCCCTGAGGGACTTTAACTTCCAGCAGAACTGGGGTTCTTGGAAAAACAGGCGGGTGGGTTTTGTCTGACCTCTGCTCCCTTGTGGGAGCTTTGTGTCCAAGCAAAGCACCTTCCCCATCCTCCACCATGGGAAAACTCCCTCCAGCAGCATTACCTTCTCTccatcaaaatattatttcacaGGGGTTTTGCCCAGGCCTGAAGCAGCAACAGAGGTGTCAACTCCAGGAGCAAGAAAATGACCTTCATCTTCAGCACACCTGTGAGAGAGATGAGCTCCACTGGCAGCTCAGAGCTTTTATCCCTACGCATGGATCCTCAGGGGCAGCAGAGCAAACCCTCCTTCGTCCTCTATCTGTGTGATGGCCAGTGCCGAGATAACATCGTTAGTTTGGTTTCTCCTCGCCTGCAGCCGAACGGTGTGTTCCTACCGAGGTCTGAGACAGAGCGATCGCCCCAGGTCCCCCTGCCACGGGGGTTCCCCATCCTCTTTCCGTATCTGTCACCTCCAGAGGTCCATACCTGGCCAAATACTAACGTAGCTCCACCTGGCAGGAGCAGTCATGAAATCGCAGGTATCCCTGTCAGTTGGGAGAGCAGATGGGTGGCAGATAGCTCTGGCTCACCCTGCCCTGGGGACCGTAGGTGGGAAGGGATGTGAAATTCCTGTTTTAGTTCCAAAGGAGCTGTTGATTTTGTAGATGTCCTAAAAACTGGGCTCCCCAACTGGCCCTGCCTTGTCCATGTGCTCTGGGAGGACATGCTGCATGCTCACCTGAGCAGGAAAAGACACATTGGGTTCCTACTGGGAAATCCTTGGCTGCATCAGGCACGGGGGTGTTTCCAATCACAGGAAACCAGTTCCCTTAATTTCTGCTATGTAGGAGTCTTACAGAGTCTTTCTTGTCAAGAAATCCCAACCCAGCATTCGGCCAAGGTCCAAGGAGGACGTGTTTCCCTGTGTCTGTAGGCGTATCTTCTTGCACACACTGAGCAGTGGTCACAGCATCCTTTCACACCCCTTTATTTATGATCACGGGGTAACACCCTCCCAGCTCTGTGTGCCGCTGAGAGCCCCTGCACCCTTCCTGAAGGCACGTCATGAATCAGATTCATCTGCTCTCCCACCCACTCTCCTGCCTTATCACCACCATTTTGCATGTGGAAGCAGCTCTCTGTTCCCAGGATTAACTTTGATTCCTGAAACTACAAAGATCAATCCCCTGACAATGGTTTTCCTTCTTATACATACTTTATTGCATTAAGGGAAAGACATCCGGCTCTGTAGTGTCTGCAAGTCCAGCCCAGACAAGATTATCCACCACTTAACAGGAGATGCAAACAGCCAAGCAtcactgctgtgctttgcacagTGTTTCACCTCAGAAAGGGCTCTGCTTAGCAATAAAAGCTCTTTCCAGAAAGCCTGACAAAGCCCTAGTGTagataaatgattaaaaaaataaggctgACTGAGGGCACCATCACATCAGAGGCAGTGTGTGAACAGCCTGTACAGCTTCTCTGCCTGAGCAATACctatttcttaggaaaaaagttCCCAGCATTACTTATTGGGAGAATTCCCATGGGCGAGCAATTAGCAATTTTACAAAATCCCCTCCTAAAGTGGACAAGAGCAACTCCTCTCCTGGGCTGCAACTGGAGTGTGGTCTAAAGATCCCACAAAACGTGGCAGGTTGGACCCTGCCTTGCTGAACAGTTGCTGCCCTGCATGGGAGCAAATTGTGTTGACACCATTAGTGAAGACACAGAGAGatctcctgcctcccctctccATCACAGACTGTGGGAGCAGATCTTAcccctctccaaaaaaaaaaagacattgttaAAAGTTACAGATAAAGCAATTCAGGTCTCTATCTTTCTGCCACCAGTCTGAGAGGGTGAAGAACTCTGCAGTGCTCCACACCAGAAGGATGGAACCCAGCTCCTGGGATGGGGTCAGACCCAGCTCACCCGCCCGGGGTCGTACCTGCATGAGATGGGCTTTCCGAAGCTGGCAGTGCGAGTTCAagccagctgtgccaggggctTTCAGACACAAAGGGAAACGATGCTGTGAAGGAGGTACCCAGCCCCTGGGTCTCTGCCGGGCAGTAACAGGTCTGAGCATTGGATGCGTTGGTGAGGGAGAGCGAGGAGCCATCGGCTgtggccccccccccagcaccatgCAGCACCGCCTGACAAGGGGCCCCAGGCCCCTCCTGTGTTGGGTCACTGAGAGTGGCATTCCTGCCCTTGGGAGGGCAGGGGTGGCTCAGCGGCGATGCCTGCACCCTTGGTGGACATCTGTAACACCTCCCTGCGCAGGGCTCTCCTGATGGCCCCTTTGACCTCGCTGTTTCTCAAGCTGTAGATGACGGGGTTGAGCATGGGGGTCACAACGGCGTACAGAAGGCCGATGACCTCATCCATCTCCTTGGAGCCACTGGAGTGAGGCACCAGATATGCAACAGCCCCAGCACCGAAGAACAGGGACACCACAGTCAGGTGGGAGGTGCAGGTGGCAAAGGCCCTCCGCATCCCTGCTCCCTTCTGGAGGACAGCCCTGATGATGTGAACGTACGACATGACAGTAAGGAGGAAAAAGCCCATTGCGATAGTCCCAGCCAAAGCATACAAGGCAACCTTGTCGAGAGGAGCATTAGGACTGCAGGATGCCTTCAGCAAGAAGGGCATCTCGCAGAACAAGTGGTCGATCATGTTGGATCCGCAGAAGGGCAAGCGGGCTGTGAGCAAGGCCTGAATCAGAGATGAGAAGGACCCACTCCACCATGAAATGGCCACTAAGCAGTGGCACCTCCTCTTGCTCATGAGCACTGAGTAGTGGAGGGGGTGGCAGATGGCCAGGTACTGATCATAGGCCATGGCAGCCAGAAGCATGCACTCGGAGCCcccaaagcaaaggaagaagtagATCTGCATGATGCAGCCTGCAAAGGAGATGGTCTTCTGCAGTGAGAAGGAGTCTCCGAGGATCTTGGGGAGCATTACAGAGGAGTAGCAGATGTCCATGAAGGAGAGGTGGCCCAGGAAGAAATACATGGGGGAGTGCAGGTGGGCATCCAGCCAGATGAGGGTTACGATGAGCAGGTTCCCCAGCACTGTCACCAGGTAAATGAGTGAGAAGCACAGGCAAAGGGTCACCCGTGCTCTGTAGGCCCTGGAAAACCCCAAGAGTGGGGCTGCTGAGATTTCCCCGCTGCAGGGATTCAGGGCTCATCTACAGGGAAAGCAGGAGATAAGGACAGGTAGAAGGACCATGATTGCTCACCCTGCCATGGGGCATCACCAGCCCTCCACTCtgccccagcactgctcagACCTTGCTTCACGGGCTCTGGGGGGTACACACCTGTGGGGGCAGGTGGCGAGTCTCAGCCCACAGGGTTTCGATCCTCAAGGCAACCCTCAACTCTGTGTCACCTGAAAGACACCAGAGAGAGCTGGAACCTCACCACTGTGGTCAGTAAGGATCCCAGGGACTGGTAAATGAGAGTGGACAAGAGCAATTCCTCTCCCCCCTCCAGGTCTCCTGGGCTGCAACTGGAGTGTGGTCTAAAGATCCCACAAAACGTGGCAGGTTGGACCCTGCCTTGCTGAACAGTTGCTGCCCTGCATGGGAGCAAATTGTGTTGACACCATTAGTGAAGACACAGAGAGatctcctgcctcccctctccATCACAGATTGTGGGAGCAGATCTTAcccctcacaaaaaaaaaaaaaaaaggaaaaaagaaattgttaaaAGTTACAGACAAAGCAAACACTGTGTGGTAGATGTCAGCCTCGTGCTCACACTTAGAAAGCAATGTAAGGGAGGGACCTCTGAGAGGTCACAGGAGAACCAGAAAGGCATCTGAAGGTGATTTTGTAACTCAAACAGGCTTGATGGTGGCACGGAATAGCAGAGTCACTAGCcttcaggaaaagggaaagactCTGAATCCAATGAGAAACTGGAGCTCAGGGATAAATGGAGATACAGAAGAGTGTGAATCTAAAACTACTGAATCCACAGGAAGAGCAGTAAGGAGGCGATCAAACAAGATGTTCACGCAAACATGCAAGAAGCTGTTGGTACTGACAGAGCTGTCACCAGGTCCTTCCAGGGAGAAGTGTGGGAGCATCTGCCAGGTGCGAAGAGGAGGTGGGTGCCAGGCTAAGATTTGAGCACCCTTGAACGACATTGCAAGCTCCTTCCAAGGGGGAACAAGGACAAGCCCACCCTGCTGGGGATGTGCTCCACAACATGGAGGTTCAGGGATTTGTCCTGGTGCCCAGCAGTCGGGGTGGGTGtgtgagcagggagggagggaggagcagcCAGACCAAGGCTTGGTGCCACAGGAAGGGCTGGGGTGCTTGGGCAGCTGGGACCtggaggttctcctccccctctactctgccctggtgaggccacatctggagttctgtgcccagttctgggctccccagttcaagacagacagggaactaccgGGGAGAGTCCAGctgagggctgtgaggatgatgaggggactggagcatctctggtatgaggaaaggctgagagagctggggctgtttagcctggagaagactgagaggggatctcatcaatacttatcaatatctaaagggtgggtgtcaagaggatgtggccagactcttttcagtggtgcccagtgacaggacaaggggcaacaggcacaaactggaacacaggaagttccatctcaatatgaggaaaaacttcttcactctgagggtgaccgagcactgggacaggctgcccagagaggttgtgtagtctccttctctggagagattccaaacccgcctggacgctatcctgtgcaacctgctctgggtgatcctgatttagcagggggttggactagatgatctccagaggtcccttccaactcctacaaatctgtgaatctgtgatgCTCCACAGACACTCTCCTCCTAAAGCAAGGAGGGGTGCCAGTAGGAGGGGAGATTATCCTTCAGGGATCTGATGCCAGGCTTTGAACCACGAAGGGAATGGAGGTCAAAGGAAGGCTGTTTTGGAATGTGCTGGAAGAGTAGGAGCTGGTAAACAAGGGCATAACcacagagggaagggaagctgTAGGGAtaagagcagctggggaagcagTACAGGCAGCACAAGGCTGGTGACTCCTCTGGCTCAGGAACAGCGGGTAGCCCATAAGAAACAACACAAATGATTGCGGCCTCATGCAAAGCTGGTATGGAGGAACTCAGGTTACTACATGGAGCCACCCATGACAGCAGATGTCCCCAGAGGTCAGAGAAATATCTGGTGTGACCAGAGCAGAGGCAATGGAAGTCACAGGAGGAGATGGCAAGAAAGGGAAGCGAGGAGGGCAAGTAGCACAGCACAAGACATTGAAAGGCACCATCAAAAGATCTTCCTGGATCTAAATCGCcttgggaaggagggaaaggaagatcTGGCAGGATGGTGCTGGGAGTCTGTTACAGATCCCCCAGCCAGACTGGGGTGAGGACAAAGCCCCAGGAGAAAAATTCTTAAATCTTTGGAGGTGAAGGGGGTTATAAATCACAGCTTTGTCTGTAATGGTCATTCCAGATATGACATCTCATGTATCTCTTCACAGGTCACAGCATAAAGTGAGCTgacaggggttttttgtacCTGTTCCTGAAAAATAGGCTGTTTTTAGAAGAGCTATTTGAGAAAATAACTTCAGCTAGAGTAGGCATGAGTCAATGCCATTTTGCGTAAATGGGAAGATCAATAGGAGCAGATTGGTGGCTGTGAACAAGCACAAATCAGGACGAGTGAGGAGAGCTGGTTACTGCAGCTGGGCAGATTTGGGAAGTCAAGCATGCAAATGTAGAAAAGAGCTAGGATTTTATGAAAGCCAAGGTGCAAAACCCAGCTAAAAACTCCCTCCCGAGCACAAAGGAGAGGCTGGCAGAGCACAGCTTCTCCCCTAGCAAACGAGCAATATATATACACTGAGGAGGATATTTGGAAAGAGTGGAAAgtctgcaaggaaagaaaagagcctGAAAGCTGTAAGCAAAGTCTGCACTGAAAGACGAAGGAGTGCAGGGGGTCTGTGAAAATTGCTTGTAGCATGAGGAGATTAATGTATGACCTTCAGCCGTGTAGTTGAAGGACAGGCAGCCCTGCAGTGCATCTCAGCTCAGTGTCCTGGAGGTCAGACATCACCCACTCCCAGTTTTCCAGGAGGACACGGACAATTTATGGCAAAGGCAGGGTGGCCAGTGACAACATGAGGGCATGGGGACAGTGGCATCAAGGAGGGAGGAGACTCTTCAGAGGTTTGCTGCGTGTCAGCAGGCTGCGGGAGGGGAGCGTGGCTACACCTGAATTTGGGAGGAATgaatgctgcttctcctgcagtgAGGGTGCAAAACATCTTTGTGATGGGGGCTAGGTatggtgggagaagaggaatCCAGCACCAGGCATTTGCAAGGCtttaggggaaagaaaaagaaagaaaatgaggtgGGCACAGGAGCTCTGGGACTACGGAGCAGTCTGCCTGCCTACAGGGTCCTCAGCTGGAGACCCAGTGGTCCGGTCAGCCCAGGGCCGTCATGAGTCGTAAGTGTGGCACAGGGTGCCAAACTGGCCATGAGGACAGCGGAAAGGTTTCCAGTCCATGTGGGAAAATACCGATGCTGTGGTATGTTAGTGAGACCTCGCTGGGTGGTGTGCAGGGAGCGGGGAGCCCATGCGAGGAGGAGGGAACTGAGCCAGGCTGCCAGGAtgcctggagaagggagagTCCATCAGAGAGGACACGGTGCAACGTGGTCAGCCCGGAGAAGCAAAGCCAAGCAGGGAGATGACTGTGGCACCAGGGAGCAGAGCCCTAGACTTGAGTACGCTGCTGTGGGTAAGCTGCACAGGCAAGCCTGCAAGAGCTAGCATCTTAACCCCAATTTCAAAAACGACTTTGACCCAGGAATCATCCTTAGATCTAATGCACCAGGGTTTGGACAAGGAGCCAAGGTCTCATGTCGCGCCTTCTCAGGAGGTTTGGGGCCCAAAGTGCTCACATCATGGGGCAAAGGCAGGAGAGAGTTTGGTTCCTAAATCTCTTTGTCACCACTGAAAACTTTTCCCTTTACCTAAAATAAACCTGCTCTAAATATAAGCAGGTGTCCACAGAAcctttgcatttgtttaatgAAGCAGAGGTGGAAAACCACATGCCCAGTTCACCTTGAAGATGGCACACAGACAAACCTGGCATCAGACCCCTGAGGAAGGCAcccacccccagctccctccctgcaccccatgGCCTCCCCAGGACTGGGAGCATACCCAGCATCCAGTCTCTCCAGGGTACCGCCACAGCCTGGGCCACCAGAAAACCAGCTTGGCATCTCCGGCACCAGTTGCCTCACTGGGAGgtggaggggacaggagggatgAAGCATGTCAGACCATGTGTGTCCCCAGCAGTGCCCTCCAGCCCATCagccagggaaggaggagatgtCAAAGGTGGTGTGCAACTGGGATGTGAGTGGcatcttcatttcattttccaatAACTGTAGGGGTTTGCAGTTAAATCTGCTGATCTGATAGTCATTAGCTGGATGATCAGACAGTCATTGGAAGTGTCTGCTTGCCTTTCTGCTGATTAAATTGCATTTGATTTGCAATCAAATCTAATATGAGACAAGTGAGCTTGAGGCAGGCTTGGGAGCAGTTGATGGGTGCTGCTCAGTACATGGCCAATACCATGGCCTTGCTGTGTTTGTAGAGCCGTGTCCCGGGCAGACCGGGAACACCGATGAGAAACAGGCTGTGGCACAGGTGAGTGAGGGATGTGTCCgcagctgggcagagctgtgttTGCAGTAAGGGCAGGGCTCCTGCCATGCTGTGGGCAGGTGAGCTGCAGTGCTGTGAACTTTGAGATGTGTACCAGGCACCCGGGTACTCATCTGGCTGCCGGGCCATGAGAGAGACTGTGAGGACACGCATGCCTGCTGGTTGTGGGAGAGgggcacagagcagagcagggcagagctggcctCGCAGGACCCTGGCATGGGGCTGGCTCCTTCCCTCCTTGACCCTCCAGCTGTCCTGCCCTCAAGCACTCACCCTGCACGGATGTTGGGGACACTGGTGACCCAGCGCCTGTGTGGTTTACCTAGAGAAGATGCTTTCTCTCTTCACACCAGGTGTATCTGCCAGCACCAGTGGTTTGGGACACCAGAGTGATTTCAATATACTCCTGGGATGCACCTGGGAAAAGATCCCCTGATACAGCACAGTCCATAATTGCTCCATGCAGCCCCTCGGGCACGGTGCTTTGGGATGCTGTGGGAGCAGGGAAGCACACTGCGAGGGAATACGGTGTGCTGAGTCCTTTGCTCAGTGCCTGACTGCAGACATCCCCCTGAGGGGTGCTCCAGCAGCATCTGCATGAAGAGGGCCCCAAACCTCCAGGGGCCAGGACTGGAGGGCAGGTCTGAACTTGTCTTTGAACTTCTTAGCAGCTAGAGACACCCAGAGGGGTGGTCCTGCAGTG includes the following:
- the LOC129215453 gene encoding LOW QUALITY PROTEIN: olfactory receptor 1-like (The sequence of the model RefSeq protein was modified relative to this genomic sequence to represent the inferred CDS: inserted 3 bases in 2 codons; substituted 2 bases at 2 genomic stop codons) codes for the protein MAGXAIMVLLPVLXLLLSLXMSPESLQRGNLSSPTXLGFSRAYRARVTLCLCFSLIYLVTVLGNLLIVTLIWLDAHLHSPMYFFLGHLSFMDICYSSVMLPKILGDSFSLQKTISFAGCIMQIYFFLCFGGSECMLLAAMAYDQYLAICHPLHYSVLMSKRRCHCLVAISWWSGSFSSLIQALLTARLPFCGSNMIDHLFCEMPFLLKASCSPNAPLDKVALYALAGTIAMGFFLLTVMSYVHIIRAVLQKGAGMRRAFATCTSHLTVVSLFFGAGAVAYLVPHSSGSKEMDEVIGLLYAVVTPMLNPVIYSLRNSEVKGAIRRALRREVLQMSTKGAGIAAEPPLPSQGQECHSQ